In the Gossypium arboreum isolate Shixiya-1 chromosome 10, ASM2569848v2, whole genome shotgun sequence genome, one interval contains:
- the LOC108465331 gene encoding cationic peroxidase 1-like has product MASKTCSPSNKLRFLLGMVLFLLMNMATAQLSSTFYSTTCPKALSTIKSAVNSAVSNEARMGASLLRLHFHDCFVNGCDGSILLDDTANMTGEKTAVPNSNSARGFEVIDTIKSQVESLCPGVVSCADIVAVAARDSVVALGGPSWIVLLGRRDSTTASLSAANSNIPAPTLNLSGLITAFSNKGFTAKEMVALSGSHTIGQARCTTFRTRIYNETNIDSTFATSLRANCPSNGGDNSLSPLDTTSSTSFDNAYFKNLQGQKGLLHSDQQLFSGGSTDSQVNAYSSNLGSFTTDFANAMVKMGNLSPLTGTSGQIRTNCRKAN; this is encoded by the exons ATGGCTTCCAAAACTTGTTCCCCTTCTAACAAGTTGAGATTCCTCCTAGGAATGGTTTTATTTCTTCTTATGAATATGGCCACTGCCCAGTTGTCCTCTACCTTCTATTCAACAACATGCCCTAAAGCACTTTCCACCATTAAATCAGCAGTCAACTCTGCTGTGTCCAATGAAGCTCGCATGGGGGCTTCTTTGCTTCGTCTTCATTTCCACGATTGCTTTGTCAAT GGATGCGATGGATCCATACTGTTGGATGATACAGCAAATATGACAGGAGAAAAAACAGCTGTTCCAAACAGCAATTCAGCCAGGGGATTTGAAGTTATTGATACCATCAAATCTCAGGTGGAGAGTTTGTGCCCTGGTGTTGTTTCTTGTGCTGATATTGTTGCAGTTGCTGCTCGTGATTCTGTTGTTGCT CTTGGAGGGCCTAGTTGGATAGTTCTTTTGGGTAGAAGAGATTCAACCACTGCAAGCTTGAGTGCTGCTAATTCCAACATCCCTGCTCCAACTTTGAATCTTAGTGGTCTCATCACTGCTTTTTCAAACAAAGGTTTCACTGCTAAAGAAATGGTAGCCCTCTCAG GATCTCACACCATCGGACAAGCCAGGTGTACCACTTTCCGGACAAGAATCTACAATGAAACCAACATCGACTCCACCTTCGCGACATCGTTAAGAGCGAACTGCCCAAGCAATGGTGGAGACAACAGCCTGTCCCCACTGGATACCACAAGCTCCACATCATTTGACAATGCATATTTCAAGAATTTGCAGGGGCAGAAAGGGTTATTACACTCTGATCAACAGCTATTTAGTGGGGGTTCCACAGATTCTCAGGTTAATGCTTATAGTTCCAACTTGGGATCTTTCA